The following proteins are encoded in a genomic region of Vicinamibacteria bacterium:
- a CDS encoding alkaline phosphatase D family protein produces MGESALDWGPGSGYPIRLLYTILALTPLSPACAGVRAREPVQWVWSGAVTETTAVVKAKVDPAAGEPRLRLDEREIPASTISANGVATFNVHGLSPKTKFDYSLRVGGSTFLSGRFRTFSEGPMSFLFVLGSCARTGSNHAIFEAMESLAPLFMLHMGDFHYENIRENDPARYRAAFEKVLASDRQSSLYRSTPIAYVWDDHDYGPNDSDRTHPGRPAALATYDEYVPHYPLERDDELPRDLHQAFTVGRIRFLMTDVRSNRVPDGDPDGPDKTMLGAAQREWLLSEIESARDRYALVAWVNVVPWIAEPGSGHGWGRYDWERRYIANRIRDAGMANRMIMLSGDGHMVAIDDGTNSNFATDAPPGERAFPVFHAAPLDRYARHKGGPYSHGRAGRRIAFGLVPIQQFGHVQVEDDGEVLEVTFTGRNERGAILKGMRLQIRCVDSGCQPSD; encoded by the coding sequence ATGGGTGAATCCGCACTCGATTGGGGCCCGGGTAGCGGTTATCCCATACGACTTCTCTATACCATTCTCGCGCTCACACCACTGAGCCCCGCGTGCGCCGGTGTGCGAGCACGGGAACCCGTCCAGTGGGTATGGTCGGGGGCCGTTACCGAGACCACCGCCGTCGTCAAAGCCAAGGTCGATCCAGCTGCCGGTGAGCCGCGCCTTCGCCTCGACGAAAGGGAGATCCCGGCGAGTACCATCAGCGCGAACGGAGTGGCGACCTTCAACGTCCACGGGTTATCGCCCAAAACCAAATTCGACTATAGCTTACGGGTTGGCGGATCGACGTTTCTGAGCGGTCGGTTCCGCACCTTCTCCGAGGGGCCGATGTCGTTCTTGTTCGTGCTCGGTTCGTGTGCCCGAACGGGCTCGAACCACGCCATCTTCGAGGCGATGGAGTCTCTCGCCCCATTGTTTATGCTTCACATGGGGGACTTTCACTACGAGAACATCCGAGAAAATGATCCCGCCCGGTACCGTGCCGCTTTCGAAAAGGTGCTCGCTTCGGATCGTCAATCTTCCCTCTATCGCTCCACCCCCATCGCTTACGTATGGGACGATCACGACTACGGGCCGAACGACTCGGATCGTACGCATCCCGGGAGGCCCGCCGCGCTCGCGACGTACGACGAGTACGTGCCCCACTACCCACTCGAGCGCGACGACGAGCTGCCCCGTGATTTGCACCAGGCATTTACCGTGGGACGCATTCGATTCCTCATGACCGACGTCCGCTCGAATCGCGTACCGGACGGCGACCCCGACGGTCCCGACAAAACCATGCTCGGCGCGGCGCAACGCGAGTGGCTCCTCAGTGAGATCGAAAGCGCCAGAGACCGCTACGCGCTCGTCGCGTGGGTCAATGTCGTTCCGTGGATTGCGGAGCCTGGGAGCGGCCACGGATGGGGACGTTACGATTGGGAGCGGCGATACATCGCCAACCGAATTCGTGATGCGGGAATGGCGAATCGCATGATCATGCTGAGCGGCGACGGCCACATGGTCGCCATCGACGACGGCACGAACTCGAACTTCGCGACCGATGCCCCGCCGGGCGAGCGCGCGTTCCCCGTCTTCCACGCGGCACCCCTCGACCGTTATGCCCGGCACAAAGGTGGTCCGTACAGCCACGGCAGGGCGGGCCGCAGAATCGCCTTCGGCCTCGTTCCCATCCAGCAGTTTGGCCATGTCCAGGTCGAGGACGATGGCGAGGTGCTCGAGGTGACGTTCACCGGCCGAAACGAACGTGGCGCGATTCTAAAGGGCATGCGGCTTCAGATTCGCTGCGTCGATAGCGGTTGTCAGCCATCGGATTGA